One genomic segment of Hordeum vulgare subsp. vulgare chromosome 2H, MorexV3_pseudomolecules_assembly, whole genome shotgun sequence includes these proteins:
- the LOC123424680 gene encoding short-chain dehydrogenase/reductase 2b-like — MSHHLAATTPSVRPSSTPLPLPLQRARPLSQRANSVATRTGRKPVASVAAAAASPTHRVDEMSEHQGIPERVAVVTGGNRGIGIEVCRQLALQGVTVILTARDEERGKAAVESIRSESNLSDIIFHQLDILDAGSRASLARHIETRYGKLDILVNNAGVGGVAVDQEGLRALNIDPKMWLSGKAAHLIESVIIQTYDEAVKCLNTNYYGLKWATEALLPLLKKSTSGARIINTTSLRSELQRMPNEKLRESLRDANSWDEARIEAMLSEFLEDMKNERLEAAGWPMMLPAYSMSKMVVNLYTRILARRHPEMRINCVHPGFVKTEINWNTGVLSPEEGARGAVMLALAPGDGPTGCYFDQTKMGEAW, encoded by the exons ATGAGCCATCACCTCGCCGCCACCACTCCCAGCGTCCGGCCGAGCTCAACTCCACTCCCGTTGCCGCTCCAACGAGCACGACCGCTGTCTCAGCGGGCTAACTCCGTTGCCACTCGCACAGGCAGGAAGCCCGTAGCTTCAGTGGCCGCCGCAGCGGCATCGCCAACGCACAG GGTCGACGAAATGAGTGAACATCAGGGGATCCCCGAAAG GGTTGCCGTGGTCACCGGTGGAAACAGGGGAATTGGCATAGAGGTGTGCCGCCAGCTTGCTCTCCAGGGTGTGACAGTCATTCTCACAGCGAGGGATGAGGAAAGAGGAAAGGCTGCGGTTGAGTCTATCCGCAGTGAATCGAACCTCTCCGACATAATCTTTCATCAGCTCGATATACTGGATGCTGGTAGCCGTGCCTCATTAGCGCGACATATCGAGACCAGATATGGGAAGCTCGACATTTTG GTGAACAATGCAGGTGTTGGAGGGGTGGCAGTAGACCAGGAAGGCCTGAGAGCTCTCAACATTGATCCTAAGATGTGG CTATCAGGCAAAGCGGCCCATCTGATCGAATCGGTGATTATACAAACATACGATGAGGCAGTAAAATGTCTAAACACCAACTACTATGGACTGAAATGGGCAACAGAAGCTCTCCTTCCTCTGCTGAAGAAATCCACATCAGGAGCAAGGATCATCAACACCACCTCCCTTCGCTCAGAACTGCAG AGAATGCCGAACGAGAAGCTGCGGGAGTCCCTGCGCGACGCCAACAGCTGGGACGAGGCACGGATTGAGGCGATGCTGAGCGAGTTCCTCGAGGACATGAAGAATGAGCGGCTCGAGGCTGCCGGGTGGCCGATGATGCTGCCGGCCTACAGCATGTCCAAGATGGTGGTGAACCTCTACACCCGTATCCTGGCAAGGCGGCACCCAGAGATGCGCATCAACTGCGTGCACCCTGGGTTCGTCAAGACGGAGATCAACTGGAATACGGGGGTCCTCTCGCCGGAGGAAGGCGCGAGGGGCGCGGTGATGCTGGCGCTGGCGCCCGGCGACGGGCCCACCGGCTGCTACTTCGACCAGACGAAGATGGGGGAGGCCTGGTGA
- the LOC123429427 gene encoding subtilisin-like protease, translating to MASFTNLFVPLLLLAILFPTFALCYINPAATKVKQNATKSSAARPYIVLVEPPRSNAGEDAHRRWHESFLPSSLAGESSESRLLHSYTEVFSGFAARLTEAELGTMAKKPGFVRAFPDRTLQLMTTHTPEFLGLRTGTGLWSRAAYGKGVIIGLLDTGVYAAHPSFDDHGVPPPPTRWKGSCEAARCNNKLIGAKSLIEGGDFDDQEGHGTHTSSTAAGNFVTGASYHGVGVGKGTAAGIAPGAHIAMYKVCANRGCEGSAVLAGLEQAIKDGVDVLSLSLGGDTSASFDLDPIAIGAFSAVSKGILVVCAAGNNGRNVASITNDAPWLLTVAAGSVDRSFGAGVHLGNGKRIDGEALTQKASKSSKPHPLLYSEAQRYCNYKSDSGIAGMMLVCEGTRSTVQQSNIRRVVGAGAAGVVLFNDGISGYATMVRDYNSSVVQVTAADGEVLIAYAAESESGSVASLTYNNTLFGVRPAPVVPFFSSRGPSDIAPGILKPDILAPGLNILAAWPPSTHSGRGPFNIISGTSMATPHVSGVAALIKSIHPDWSPAAIKSAILTTSDIVNSTGGSILDEQHRKAGVYDRGAGHVNPARAADPGLVYDLSVTDYAGYICWLLGDSGLAAIVRNSSLTCAKLPKVHDVQLNYPTITVSATSTPFTVNRTVTNVGPAKSTFTAKVDAPRSLTVRVSPETLAFSKTGEKKTFSVSVSGHGLGEELHVEGSLSWVSEKHVVRSPIVAVVPSGGDTAAASSP from the coding sequence ATGGCGTCGTTTACCAATCTCTTCGTGCCACTCCTCTTGCTCGCCATCCTCTTTCCTACGTTCGCACTATGCTATATCAATCCAGCTGCCACAAAAGTTAAACAAAATGCCACAAAATCCTCTGCTGCTCGTCCTTACATCGTGCTCGTAGAGCCACCGCGCTCGAATGCCGGCGAAGACGCCCACCGCCGGTGGCACGAGTCTTTTTTGCCGAGCTCGTTGGCGGGTGAGTCCAGCGAGTCGCGCCTTCTCCACTCCTACACCGAGGTGTTCAGCGGCTTCGCCGCAAGGCTCACCGAGGCTGAGCTCGGCACTATGGCTAAAAAGCCAGGGTTTGTGCGTGCATTCCCGGACCGAACGCTGCAACTAATGACCACCCACACGCCGGAGTTCCTCGGGCTAAGGACTGGCACCGGGTTATGGAGCCGGGCCGCCTACGGGAAGGGAGTCATCATTGGACTACTCGACACCGGCGTCTATGCGGCGCACCCTTCCTTCGacgaccatggagttccaccacccCCAACAAGGTGGAAGGGCTCGTGCGAGGCGGCCCGGTGCAACAACAAGCTCATCGGTGCCAAGTCACTCATTGAGGGTGGTGACTTTGACGACCAAGAGGGGCACGGCAcgcacacctcgtccacggccgccGGGAACTTCGTCACCGGCGCATCATACCATGGTGTGGGCGTGGGCAAGGGCACCGCGGCCGGAATTGCTCCCGGTGCTCACATCGCCATGTACAAGGTATGCGCCAATAGAGGCTGTGAGGGATCTGCCGTACTGGCAGGCCTAGAACAGGCCATCAAGGATGGCGTGGACGTGCTCTCGCTCTCCCTTGGTGGTGACACGAGTGCTAGCTTCGATCTGGACCCCATTGCTATCGGCGCATTCAGTGCTGTGTCCAAGGGCATCCTCGTGGTGTGCGCCGCCGGCAATAACGGTCGGAACGTGGCCTCGATCACCAACGACGCGCCGTGGTTGCTCACGGTCGCCGCCGGCTCCGTGGACCGGAGCTTTGGTGCCGGCGTGCATCTTGGCAATGGCAAGAGAATCGACGGAGAAGCACTTACCCAGAAAGCGAGTAAGAGCTCAAAGCCACACCCTCTCCTCTACTCCGAGGCACAGCGGTACTGCAATTACAAGAGTGACAGTGGCATCGCCGGTATGATGTTGGTCTGCGAGGGCACTAGGTCGACGGTTCAACAGTCCAACATCCGCAGAGTAGTGGGCGCTGGTGCGGCTGGTGTGGTGCTGTTCAACGACGGAATCAGCGGCTATGCCACCATGGTTCGGGATTACAACTCCAGTGTTGTACAGGTGACCGCGGCCGACGGCGAGGTCCTCATAGCTTATGCCGCGGAGTCGGAGAGCGGCTCCGTGGCCTCTCTCACGTACAACAACACACTGTTTGGCGTCCGTCCGGCCCCCGTCGTGCCCTTCTTCTCTTCCCGGGGTCCAAGCGACATCGCCCCCGGCATCCTAAAGCCGGATATATTGGCACCGGGCCTCAACATCCTCGCCGCGTGGCCGCCAAGCACGCACTCTGGACGGGGCCCTTTCAACATCATCTCAGGAACATCCATGGCGACGCCGCATGTCAGTGGTGTCGCTGCGCTTATCAAAAGCATCCATCCTGACTGGTCGCCAGCCGCCATCAAGTCTGCCATCCTAACGACGTCGGACATCGTTAATAGCACTGGTGGCTCAATCTTGGACGAGCAACATAGGAAGGCCGGCGTGTATGACAGAGGCGCCGGCCATGTGAACCCAGCCAGAGCCGCCGACCCTGGCTTGGTGTACGACCTCAGCGTCACCGACTACGCCGGctacatctgctggctcctcggtGACAGCGGCCTAGCAGCCATCGTGCGTAACTCAAGCTTGACCTGCGCGAAGCTGCCCAAGGTCCACGACGTGCAGCTTAACTACCCGACGATAACCGTATCAGCGACGTCGACGCCATTCACGGTGAACCGGACTGTGACGAACGTTGGGCCAGCAAAGTCGACATTCACGGCGAAGGTGGACGCGCCAAGATCACTGACAGTGCGTGTCTCCCCGGAGACGCTGGCATTCTCCAAAACCGGAGAGAAGAAGACCTTCAGCGTGTCCGTAAGCGGCCACGGCTTGGGCGAGGAACTGCACGTGGAGGGAAGCTTGAGCTGGGTATCGGAGAAGCATGTGGTGCGGAGCCCCATCGTTGCCGTCGTCCCAAGTGGTGGCGATACTGCTGCGGCCTCATCACCATGA